Proteins encoded by one window of Halomonas sp. Bachu 37:
- the hpf gene encoding ribosome hibernation-promoting factor, HPF/YfiA family, translating into MQVNITGHHVELTDALRDYVEEKLARVERHYDNITTVQVTLSIEKERQHAACTLHAAGADLHAEAMDSDMYAAIDALADKIDRQLVKHKEKAQARAQGAGVR; encoded by the coding sequence ATGCAAGTCAACATCACAGGTCATCATGTCGAACTCACTGACGCCCTGCGTGACTACGTCGAGGAAAAACTCGCTCGCGTTGAACGCCATTACGACAATATCACTACCGTTCAGGTAACCCTGTCCATCGAAAAAGAGCGTCAGCACGCGGCCTGTACGTTGCACGCGGCCGGTGCCGATCTTCACGCCGAGGCCATGGATTCGGACATGTATGCCGCCATCGATGCACTGGCCGACAAGATCGACCGTCAACTGGTCAAGCATAAGGAAAAAGCACAAGCCCGCGCCCAAGGCGCTGGCGTGCGCTGA
- a CDS encoding PTS sugar transporter subunit IIA, which yields MMLETILPPERVLYDVPGGSKKRVLEFFSTFIAQNTPSLDSQEVFSRLIGRERLGSTGIGNGVAIPHARSPHCDAPIAGFLKLAEAIDFDAVDGEPVDLIFVLLVPEEADDTHLALLGQVATIMNDGDTRVRLRKSTSQRELLELLRDKIRQQSSS from the coding sequence ATGATGCTGGAAACCATCCTGCCCCCCGAGCGCGTGCTCTATGATGTGCCCGGGGGAAGCAAGAAACGGGTGCTGGAATTCTTCAGCACCTTTATCGCCCAGAACACCCCCAGTCTCGATAGCCAGGAAGTCTTCAGTCGCTTGATCGGTCGAGAGCGCCTAGGCAGTACCGGGATCGGCAATGGTGTCGCTATCCCCCATGCGCGCAGTCCGCATTGCGATGCCCCCATTGCAGGTTTTCTGAAGCTGGCCGAAGCCATCGATTTCGATGCCGTCGACGGTGAACCCGTGGACCTCATCTTCGTGCTGCTGGTCCCGGAAGAGGCGGATGATACTCACCTTGCCCTGCTAGGCCAGGTGGCGACCATCATGAATGACGGCGACACCCGTGTCCGGTTGCGCAAAAGCACCAGTCAACGTGAGCTGCTGGAGTTGCTGAGAGACAAGATCAGGCAGCAGAGCTCCAGTTAG
- the rapZ gene encoding RNase adapter RapZ has protein sequence MQLVIISGRSGSGKSIALQALEDLGYYAIDNLPAMLLDSLIEELGEGGNRSHLAVSVDARNLPHALKRFPSLLQELKRRHIDCQLIYMTTDARILLERYSATRRRHPLTRDSEMTLEEAIAHEEEALSEIRDLSDLMIDTSRLSVHDLRRRITDQVSHHQRDQLTLTFESFGYKRGIPLDADLVFDGRCLPNPYWDPNLRGATGRDASIAAFLEGYPLVEEMLTDIQAWLERWLPAYQSSQRSYLTVAIGCTGGQHRSVYLVEQLAARLVGNFGQISLRHRELGLQHTLTNTTQIATSSSASNGDPAAFTCEQD, from the coding sequence ATGCAACTCGTGATTATCAGCGGTCGCTCGGGATCGGGAAAGTCCATTGCCCTGCAGGCATTGGAGGATCTCGGCTATTACGCTATCGACAACCTTCCCGCCATGCTTCTGGATTCATTGATAGAGGAGCTCGGTGAGGGCGGCAATCGCAGCCATCTGGCGGTAAGCGTCGACGCGCGTAATCTTCCCCATGCCTTGAAGCGTTTTCCCAGCCTGCTGCAGGAGCTCAAGCGTCGACATATCGATTGCCAGCTCATCTACATGACAACCGATGCGCGCATCTTGCTGGAACGATACTCGGCCACCCGGCGTCGTCATCCGCTGACTCGCGATAGCGAAATGACCCTGGAAGAAGCGATAGCCCACGAGGAAGAGGCGCTGAGCGAGATACGCGATCTTTCCGATCTGATGATCGATACCTCGCGGCTATCGGTTCACGATCTGCGGCGTCGCATTACCGACCAGGTTTCCCATCATCAGCGCGATCAGTTGACGCTGACTTTCGAGTCGTTCGGTTACAAGCGAGGCATCCCGCTGGATGCCGATCTCGTCTTCGATGGACGTTGCCTGCCCAACCCCTACTGGGACCCCAACCTACGCGGTGCCACCGGTCGCGATGCATCCATCGCCGCCTTTCTGGAAGGCTATCCCTTGGTGGAGGAGATGCTGACCGATATCCAGGCCTGGCTGGAACGCTGGCTGCCCGCCTATCAAAGCAGCCAACGCAGCTACCTGACCGTCGCCATCGGCTGTACCGGCGGCCAGCACCGCTCCGTCTACCTTGTCGAGCAGCTGGCCGCCAGGCTGGTAGGCAATTTCGGCCAGATCAGCCTGCGTCATCGCGAGCTGGGGTTGCAGCACACTCTCACGAATACAACTCAAATTGCCACCAGTTCAAGTGCAAGCAATGGCGACCCGGCGGCATTCACCTGCGAACAGGACTGA
- a CDS encoding HPr family phosphocarrier protein — protein MPERKLTLINRRGLHARAATKLVQCTQGFKARVSVRKGEMEADAANIMALLMLAAPCGTELTVQAEGEDADQALEAVQTLVESRFDEDA, from the coding sequence GTGCCTGAACGCAAATTGACTCTCATCAACCGACGCGGCCTGCATGCCCGAGCCGCCACCAAACTGGTGCAATGCACGCAAGGCTTCAAGGCCCGCGTGAGCGTACGCAAGGGCGAGATGGAAGCCGATGCCGCCAATATCATGGCATTGTTGATGCTGGCGGCTCCCTGCGGCACGGAACTCACCGTGCAGGCGGAAGGTGAAGATGCCGACCAGGCCCTGGAGGCAGTCCAGACCCTGGTCGAGTCTCGCTTCGATGAAGACGCCTGA
- the pmbA gene encoding metalloprotease PmbA: protein MTQAFDAQAQQELLESRAAQALSLARQLGADACEVGASVDQGVGVSVRQGEVETVELSRDQGIAVTVYLGQRKGSASSTDAGEDSIRAAVEKAIAIAHYTGEDPMAGLADAHLMARELPDLKVHHPWALTTDEAIELALACENAGRHVEGITQSEGASLSTGEGVRVYANSHGFIGSQRGSRHSLSCMLIAEDGAGMQRDYEYTSARDPSLLQKPDAVGRQAAQRTLRRLGARRPATGRFPILFDPSLASGLIGHLMGAIAGGAIYRQASFLCDRLGDSVFPQWFNLEERPMEPGAMASSPFDNEGVQTRNNRFIEQGRLASYMLSSYSARRLGMETTANAGGARNLRLQVPLESRASLLKQMGSGIWVTELMGQGVNSVTGDYSRGAAGFWVENGEVQYPVEEFTIASTLQSMFKGLVAIGDDTDTRGSIHTGSWLIDEMTVAGGED, encoded by the coding sequence ATGACCCAAGCGTTTGATGCGCAAGCGCAGCAGGAACTTCTGGAAAGCCGTGCCGCTCAAGCGTTGTCGCTGGCAAGGCAGCTGGGCGCGGATGCCTGCGAAGTCGGCGCAAGCGTGGACCAGGGCGTGGGCGTCAGCGTGCGCCAGGGTGAAGTGGAAACGGTCGAGCTTTCCCGCGATCAAGGCATTGCCGTGACGGTTTACCTGGGCCAACGCAAGGGCAGCGCCTCTTCGACCGATGCGGGAGAAGACTCGATACGGGCGGCGGTGGAAAAGGCGATCGCCATCGCGCACTACACCGGCGAGGATCCCATGGCGGGGCTGGCGGATGCCCACCTGATGGCGCGCGAATTACCCGATCTGAAAGTTCATCATCCCTGGGCGTTGACCACGGACGAAGCCATTGAATTGGCCCTGGCCTGCGAAAACGCCGGCCGCCACGTCGAGGGCATCACTCAATCGGAGGGTGCGTCGCTGTCGACGGGAGAAGGCGTGCGCGTCTACGCCAATAGCCACGGCTTCATCGGCAGTCAGCGCGGCAGTCGCCATTCGCTTTCCTGTATGCTGATCGCCGAAGACGGCGCCGGAATGCAGCGCGACTATGAATACACCTCGGCGCGTGACCCGAGCTTGTTGCAGAAGCCCGACGCAGTGGGACGACAGGCGGCCCAGCGCACGCTACGTCGACTGGGTGCTCGGCGCCCCGCGACCGGGCGTTTCCCGATATTGTTCGACCCCAGCCTGGCGAGCGGCTTGATCGGCCACTTGATGGGAGCCATCGCGGGTGGTGCCATCTACCGACAAGCGTCTTTCTTGTGCGACCGACTGGGAGATAGCGTCTTTCCGCAGTGGTTCAATCTGGAAGAGCGGCCGATGGAGCCGGGCGCCATGGCCAGTAGCCCGTTCGACAACGAGGGGGTACAGACGCGCAATAACCGTTTTATCGAACAAGGTAGGTTGGCAAGCTATATGCTCTCCTCCTATAGCGCCAGGCGCTTGGGCATGGAGACCACCGCCAATGCCGGGGGCGCTCGCAACCTGCGCTTGCAGGTTCCCCTGGAGTCACGCGCAAGCCTGCTCAAGCAGATGGGAAGCGGCATCTGGGTAACGGAACTGATGGGCCAGGGAGTTAATAGCGTGACTGGCGACTACTCTCGGGGTGCCGCCGGTTTCTGGGTGGAAAACGGTGAAGTTCAGTACCCGGTGGAAGAGTTCACGATTGCCAGTACCTTGCAGTCGATGTTCAAGGGACTGGTAGCGATCGGCGATGACACTGATACCCGGGGAAGTATCCATACCGGCAGCTGGTTGATCGATGAAATGACGGTGGCTGGAGGGGAAGACTGA
- the yjgA gene encoding ribosome biogenesis factor YjgA, protein MPKQRPEPIESDALDERPSKSQLKREMHALQALGETLIAMKPAELARFPLSDDMLRAIEETSRIRSHEGRRRHMQYVGKLIRKEDLVAIQAVFDAIEQEKHQRDHAFHRLEKWRDRLIEEGDQGVEAFMADYPDADRQALRQLARNARRERDQNKPPTASRKLFKHLRDTAAL, encoded by the coding sequence ATGCCTAAACAACGTCCCGAGCCCATCGAATCCGATGCCCTTGACGAACGACCCAGCAAATCGCAACTGAAGCGGGAAATGCACGCGCTCCAGGCACTCGGCGAAACCCTGATCGCCATGAAGCCCGCCGAACTTGCCCGCTTCCCCCTATCCGATGACATGCTGCGCGCCATAGAGGAAACGTCACGTATCCGCTCTCACGAGGGTCGCAGGCGCCATATGCAATACGTCGGCAAGCTGATCCGCAAGGAGGACCTGGTCGCCATCCAGGCGGTCTTCGATGCCATCGAGCAGGAAAAACATCAGCGTGACCATGCCTTTCACCGTCTGGAAAAGTGGCGCGACCGCCTGATCGAAGAAGGCGACCAGGGCGTCGAAGCGTTCATGGCCGATTATCCCGATGCCGATCGTCAAGCCCTGCGCCAGTTGGCGCGTAATGCTCGCCGCGAGCGCGATCAGAACAAGCCGCCCACCGCTTCACGCAAGCTGTTCAAGCATCTACGCGATACGGCAGCGTTGTAA
- the tldD gene encoding metalloprotease TldD, translating to MTQQTAMLDTAVTTLLTPGGLDLDALDTGLSHALGKGVDYADLYFQRSWQEGWMLEDGEVKEASYNIDGGVGVRALSGEKTGFAYSNQITADALVDTGRTAAGIVRSGARLSGQGVSPVAVTQRYASDDPVSGLGAEEKVAMLKLADRVARSLDPSISQVSASLSGSYEVVLVRGSDGTLAADIRPLVRFNVSVIAVKGDRRERGSAGGGGRFSMARLRDDNVAERYAREAVRQALVNLDAIDAPAGRMPVVLGPGWPGILLHEAVGHGLEGDFNRKGSSAFAGRMGQRVAAKGVTVVDDSTLDGLRGSLSVDDEGTPGQYTPLIEDGILTGYMQDKLNARLMGMAATGNARRESYAHLPMPRMTNTYMLAGQDDPQDIIRSVKRGIYAVSFGGGQVDITSGKFVFSASEAYMIEDGRITAPVKGATLIGNGPEAMGRVSMIGHDMELDTGIGVCGKEGQGVPVGVGQPTLKLDELTVGGTQS from the coding sequence ATGACACAACAGACTGCCATGCTGGATACCGCCGTTACGACATTGTTGACGCCGGGAGGGCTGGATCTCGATGCGCTTGACACGGGGTTGTCTCATGCACTGGGAAAGGGGGTGGATTATGCCGATCTCTACTTCCAGCGCAGCTGGCAGGAAGGCTGGATGCTGGAAGACGGCGAAGTGAAGGAAGCCAGTTACAACATTGATGGTGGTGTCGGTGTCCGTGCGCTTTCCGGCGAGAAGACCGGCTTTGCCTACTCCAACCAGATAACCGCCGATGCTCTGGTCGATACCGGACGTACTGCTGCCGGTATCGTCCGTAGTGGAGCGCGTCTGAGTGGCCAAGGCGTGAGCCCGGTCGCCGTCACACAGCGCTATGCCAGCGATGATCCCGTTTCCGGCCTGGGTGCCGAAGAGAAGGTCGCCATGCTGAAACTGGCCGACCGTGTGGCGCGGAGCTTGGACCCGAGCATCAGTCAGGTGAGTGCATCGCTTAGCGGTTCCTATGAAGTCGTCCTGGTGCGCGGTAGCGATGGCACCCTGGCAGCGGATATTCGCCCACTGGTGCGTTTCAATGTGAGCGTCATTGCGGTCAAGGGCGATCGACGCGAGCGCGGCAGTGCCGGTGGCGGCGGGCGTTTCTCCATGGCCCGCCTGCGTGACGATAACGTCGCCGAGCGTTACGCCCGGGAGGCGGTTCGGCAGGCCCTGGTCAACCTCGATGCCATCGATGCCCCGGCGGGACGGATGCCGGTAGTGCTGGGGCCGGGGTGGCCGGGCATTCTTCTGCATGAAGCGGTGGGGCACGGACTGGAAGGAGACTTCAATCGCAAGGGGAGTTCGGCGTTCGCCGGTCGCATGGGACAGCGCGTGGCGGCCAAGGGTGTCACCGTGGTCGACGACTCCACCCTCGATGGCCTGCGTGGTTCGTTGAGCGTGGATGACGAAGGCACGCCCGGGCAGTACACCCCGTTGATCGAGGACGGGATCCTTACCGGCTACATGCAGGACAAGCTCAACGCCCGCTTGATGGGCATGGCGGCAACCGGCAATGCTCGTCGCGAATCCTACGCGCACCTGCCCATGCCGCGCATGACCAATACCTACATGCTGGCGGGGCAGGACGACCCGCAGGACATCATTCGCAGCGTGAAGCGAGGCATCTACGCAGTCAGCTTCGGTGGCGGCCAGGTCGATATCACCTCGGGCAAGTTCGTCTTTTCCGCCAGCGAAGCCTACATGATCGAGGACGGTAGAATTACCGCCCCGGTCAAGGGCGCTACACTGATCGGCAATGGGCCCGAGGCCATGGGGCGAGTCTCGATGATCGGTCACGACATGGAGCTGGATACGGGAATCGGCGTGTGCGGCAAGGAAGGACAAGGCGTGCCGGTGGGGGTCGGCCAGCCCACCTTGAAACTGGATGAGCTGACCGTGGGTGGCACACAATCGTAA